In one window of Macadamia integrifolia cultivar HAES 741 chromosome 2, SCU_Mint_v3, whole genome shotgun sequence DNA:
- the LOC122072122 gene encoding very-long-chain enoyl-CoA reductase-like isoform X1 — protein sequence MSWFWVSSIVFPPPPSVFIGAMSAISFLSLASGGYSEVRGKHMQYSKFWDVNPLKKKKKIVSSRTGMLFLYTPAFLAAVSSLAIFPDEGLRFMLVDAALSIHFFKRVLEVLFIQKYSGRMVLDSVIPITLSYFVSTASLIYAQHLTQGIPEPAFDLKYVGVTLFLVGIVGNFYHHYILSRLRGKGEKGYKIPRGGMFNLVICPHYLFEILGFVGVSFISQTLYSFSFTMGTILYLIGRSYATRKWYLSKFDNFPKEVKCLIPFLF from the exons atgagttggttttgggtttcgaGTATCGTGTTTCCACCTCCTCCATCCGTCTTCATCGGAGCCATGTCCGCCATCAGCTTCCTATCACTAGCTTCAGGTGGTTACTCCGAGGTAAGAGGCAAACACATGCAGTACTCCAAGTTCTGGGACGTGAATCccctgaagaagaagaagaagatagtcTCCAGCAGAACCGGCATGCTTTTCTTGTATACTCCGGCTTTTCTAGCTGCTGTTTCCTCTCTTGCCATTTTCCCAGATGAGGGGCTTAGGTTTATGCTCGTCGATGCAGCTCTCTCCATCCATTTCTTCAAGAGGGTCTTAGAG GTGTTGTTTATTCAGAAATATAGTGGAAGGATGGTTCTTGATTCTGTCATCCCAATCACCCTCAGCTATTTCGTCAGCACAGCAAGCTTGATCTATGCCCAACACTTGACACAAGGAATCCCTGAACCAGCATTTGATCTGAAATATGTAGGGGTTACTCTGTTTTTAGTTGGAATTGTGGGAAACTTTTACCACCATTACATCCTTTCAAGATTAAGGGGGAAAGGTGAAAAAGGGTATAAGATCCCAAGGGGAGGTATGTTCAACTTGGTGATTTGTCCACACTatctttttgaaattttaggtTTTGTAGGAGTCTCCTTCATCTCCCAGACTTTGTATTCATTTTCATTCACTATGGGTACCATTCTGTATTTGATTGGAAGGAGTTATGCTACTAGAAAATGGTACCTCTCCAAATTTGATAATTTCCCAAAGGAAGTCAAGTGTCTGatcccttttctcttttaa
- the LOC122072122 gene encoding steroid 5-alpha-reductase DET2-like isoform X2 — translation MSWFWVSSIVFPPPPSVFIGAMSAISFLSLASGGYSEVRGKHMQYSKFWDVNPLKKKKKIVSSRTGMLFLYTPAFLAAVSSLAIFPDEGLRFMLVDAALSIHFFKRVLEKYSGRMVLDSVIPITLSYFVSTASLIYAQHLTQGIPEPAFDLKYVGVTLFLVGIVGNFYHHYILSRLRGKGEKGYKIPRGGMFNLVICPHYLFEILGFVGVSFISQTLYSFSFTMGTILYLIGRSYATRKWYLSKFDNFPKEVKCLIPFLF, via the exons atgagttggttttgggtttcgaGTATCGTGTTTCCACCTCCTCCATCCGTCTTCATCGGAGCCATGTCCGCCATCAGCTTCCTATCACTAGCTTCAGGTGGTTACTCCGAGGTAAGAGGCAAACACATGCAGTACTCCAAGTTCTGGGACGTGAATCccctgaagaagaagaagaagatagtcTCCAGCAGAACCGGCATGCTTTTCTTGTATACTCCGGCTTTTCTAGCTGCTGTTTCCTCTCTTGCCATTTTCCCAGATGAGGGGCTTAGGTTTATGCTCGTCGATGCAGCTCTCTCCATCCATTTCTTCAAGAGGGTCTTAGAG AAATATAGTGGAAGGATGGTTCTTGATTCTGTCATCCCAATCACCCTCAGCTATTTCGTCAGCACAGCAAGCTTGATCTATGCCCAACACTTGACACAAGGAATCCCTGAACCAGCATTTGATCTGAAATATGTAGGGGTTACTCTGTTTTTAGTTGGAATTGTGGGAAACTTTTACCACCATTACATCCTTTCAAGATTAAGGGGGAAAGGTGAAAAAGGGTATAAGATCCCAAGGGGAGGTATGTTCAACTTGGTGATTTGTCCACACTatctttttgaaattttaggtTTTGTAGGAGTCTCCTTCATCTCCCAGACTTTGTATTCATTTTCATTCACTATGGGTACCATTCTGTATTTGATTGGAAGGAGTTATGCTACTAGAAAATGGTACCTCTCCAAATTTGATAATTTCCCAAAGGAAGTCAAGTGTCTGatcccttttctcttttaa
- the LOC122072192 gene encoding very-long-chain enoyl-CoA reductase-like encodes MSWFWVSSIVFPPPPSVFIGAMSAISLLSLASGGYSEVRGKHMQYSKFWNVNPLKKKKKKTVSSRTGMLFLYTPAFLAAVSSLAIFPDEGLRFMLVDAALSIHFFKRVLEVLFIHKYSGRMVLDSVIPITLSYFVSTASLIYAQHLTQGIPEPAFDLKYVGVTLFLVGIVGNFYHHYILSRLRGKGEKGSKIPRGGMFSLVICPHYLFEILGFVGVSFISQTLYSFSFTMGTILYLIGRSYATRKWYLSKFDNFPKEVKCLIPFLF; translated from the exons atgagttggttttgggtttcgaGTATCGTGTTTCCACCTCCTCCATCCGTCTTCATCGGAGCCATGTCCGCCATCAGCTTGCTATCACTAGCTTCAGGTGGTTACTCCGAGGTAAGAGGCAAACACATGCAGTACTCCAAGTTCTGGAACGTAAATCccctgaagaagaagaagaagaagacagtcTCCAGCAGAACCGGCATGCTTTTCTTGTATACTCCGGCTTTTCTAGCTGCTGTTTCCTCTCTTGCCATTTTCCCAGATGAGGGGCTTAGGTTTATGCTCGTCGATGCAGCTCTCTCCATCCATTTCTTCAAGAGGGTCTTAGAG GTGTTGTTTATTCACAAATATAGTGGAAGGATGGTTCTTGATTCTGTCATCCCAATCACCCTCAGCTATTTCGTCAGCACAGCAAGCTTGATCTATGCCCAACACTTGACACAAGGAATCCCTGAACCAGCATTTGATCTGAAATATGTAGGGGTTACTCTGTTTTTAGTTGGAATTGTGGGAAACTTTTACCACCATTACATCCTTTCAAGATTAAGGGGGAAAGGTGAGAAAGGGTCTAAGATCCCAAGGGGAGGTATGTTCAGCTTGGTGATTTGTCCACACTatctttttgaaattttaggtTTTGTAGGAGTCTCCTTCATCTCCCAGACTTTGTATTCATTTTCATTCACTATGGGTACCATTCTGTATTTGATTGGAAGGAGTTATGCTACTAGAAAATGGTACCTCTCCAAATTTGATAATTTCCCAAAGGAAGTCAAGTGTCTGatcccttttctcttttaa